From one Amaranthus tricolor cultivar Red isolate AtriRed21 chromosome 17, ASM2621246v1, whole genome shotgun sequence genomic stretch:
- the LOC130803771 gene encoding LOB domain-containing protein 17-like, whose translation MEEYGKDNSQKKVKSCAVCKHRRTKCNKDCPLAPYFPADNPQLLKNINKYFGVTYMINALRSTPPNLRDDLMTSIIYSANARVMDPVRGCLCETQTLYSKIALAWTELHCLRSLIQQFANQKDQNQRFDNQHFEHPQSIPSYHQPQPVNTQHRASNDDVPLSVDDYVVDEAVFVECPDQQFQNLHFENQQYMPSFHQPYHGNNQYSAIDNDPLPSYDYVSETDLFGRTNQEFQNIQSMPSSFPQLQHGNTQHRASNDDVPLSVDDYVVDEAVFVECPDQQFQNLHFENQQYMPSFRQPHQGNNQYSDIDNDPLPSYDYVTETDLFGRIDQEFLTSMPSSFSQPQPGNTQ comes from the exons ATGGAAGAATACGGAAAGgataattcacaaaagaaagTAAAGAGTTGTGCCGTATGCAAACATCGAAGGACGAAATGTAACAAGGACTGTCCATTAGCCCCTTACTTCCCAGCAGACAATCCCCAATTGctcaaaaacataaataaatattttggtGTTACATATATGATTAACGCTCTTAGATCAACGCCTCCTAACTTGCGTGATGATCTTATGACATCCATTATCTATAGCGCTAATGCTCGCGTCATGGATCCCGTACGTGGGTGTTTATGTGAAACTCAAACATTGTATTCGAAAATTGCGCTCGCTTGGACAGAGCTACATTGTTTGCGTTCTCTGATTCAACAATTTGCTAATCAAAAAGATCAAAATCAACGCTTTGATAATCAACACTTTGAGCATCCACAATCTATTCCCTCGTACCACCAACCACAACCAGTGAATACTCAACACag AGCCAGTAACGACGATGTTCCACTTTCTGTCGATGATTATGTTGTTGATGAAGCTGTTTTCGTTGAATGCCCTGACCAACAATTTCAAAACCTACACTTTGAGAATCAACAATATATGCCATCATTCCACCAACCATATCATGGGAATAACCAATAcag TGCCATTGACAATGACCCTCTTCCTTCCTATGATTACGTCAGTGAAACTGATTTATTTGGACGCACTAATCAAGAATTTCAAAATATACAATCAATGCCCTCATCGTTTCCCCAACTTCAACATGGGAATACTCAACACag AGCCAGTAACGATGATGTTCCACTTTCTGTCGATGATTACGTTGTTGATGAAGCAGTTTTCGTTGAATGCCCTGACCAACAATTTCAAAACCTACACTTTGAGAATCAACAATATATGCCATCATTCCGCCAACCCCATCAAGGGAATAATCAATAcag TGACATTGACAATGACCCTCTTCCTTCTTACGATTACGTCACTGAAACTGATTTATTTGGACGCATTGATCAAGAATTTCTAACATCAATGCCCTCATCGTTTTCCCAACCTCAACCTGGGAATACTCAATAA